CGCAATTTTTTGATGACCTTGAGGCAAGTGTGGATGGACAGGGACAGCCAAGGAAGGCGGACTACATATTTCCCCCACAGCCTGATCCAATAACTGGACGTATCCATCGTACGCGCAGACTTGCGGATGGAAACCATTCTCCCGATGATTCGGTCGGATGTAACAGGCTCGTCGGGATACGGGTTCGAATCCCCTTTGCACAAAATGATCCATTGCCGGCCGGCAAGGCTGATATCGATCAGCCGATGTCCGACCAGCGTCCCTGCATCCGTGTGAAATAAGACGATAT
The window above is part of the Paenibacillus hamazuiensis genome. Proteins encoded here:
- a CDS encoding signal peptidase I, with protein sequence MDKQGYIDIVSHGLSMLPFIRTGNVCRFVPVEPAQLRKGDIVLFHTDAGTLVGHRLIDISLAGRQWIILCKGDSNPYPDEPVTSDRIIGRMVSIRKSARTMDTSSYWIRLWGKYVVRLPWLSLSIHTCLKVIKKLRGMRNRLWAS